A portion of the Thermodesulfovibrionales bacterium genome contains these proteins:
- a CDS encoding class I tRNA ligase family protein: MDYKDTLNLPQTEFPMKANLAQREPEILRSWEERRVYEKIQEKNRGNAFYILHDGPPYANGHIHIGHALNKILKDIIVKFKSMRGFSSPYIPGWDCHGLPIELQVDKNLGDKKDRVDIIEKRKLCRDYAAKFVDIQREEFKRLGVFGDWASPYLTMTNAYEGSIVDEFMKFVKGGYIYKGKKPVHWCPSCVTALAEAEVEYADKESPSVFVKFGLDEENLEKYFPELKGRKASVIIWTTTPWTL, from the coding sequence ATGGACTACAAGGACACCCTGAATCTGCCGCAGACAGAATTCCCCATGAAGGCCAACCTCGCTCAGAGAGAGCCGGAGATACTGAGATCCTGGGAGGAACGCCGGGTATACGAAAAGATCCAAGAGAAGAATCGGGGAAATGCCTTCTATATCCTCCACGACGGTCCGCCCTACGCGAACGGACATATCCATATAGGCCACGCCCTCAACAAGATCCTCAAGGATATCATCGTAAAATTCAAATCCATGCGGGGTTTCTCGTCACCCTACATCCCGGGGTGGGATTGCCACGGGCTTCCGATAGAACTCCAGGTCGACAAGAATCTCGGTGACAAGAAAGACCGGGTGGACATCATCGAGAAGCGGAAGTTGTGCAGGGATTACGCCGCAAAATTTGTTGATATCCAGAGGGAAGAATTCAAGAGACTCGGCGTCTTCGGGGACTGGGCCTCCCCGTATCTCACGATGACGAACGCCTATGAGGGTTCGATCGTCGATGAGTTCATGAAGTTCGTGAAAGGCGGTTATATCTATAAGGGGAAGAAACCCGTGCACTGGTGTCCGTCGTGCGTCACGGCACTCGCAGAGGCTGAGGTCGAGTACGCGGACAAGGAGTCTCCTTCGGTATTCGTGAAATTCGGGCTTGACGAGGAAAACCTGGAGAAGTATTTCCCTGAACTCAAAGGGAGGAAGGCATCGGTGATCATTTGGACCACGACTCCCTGGACGCT
- a CDS encoding VCBS repeat-containing protein: protein MAVKEPPREISIPPPVKPQRKGPASLQCTEDTHENFNRSGIDAIPFIRVSFFDTEGTGVKDMIAGSKDGFVYLYKNLGDPQVRRWRMSEGYFAGIKVGAFSSPAMGDIDGDGEAELVVGTGGFSSDSGRILFFRNVGSKNAPQWKKVEGVDLKIGNDAAVTVVDYNFDGKPDIIATNSSGKLFFFKNVSVPGKIKFVQEKLLDRSFGMYAVPAAIKVNDVVFLTVGNSLGNISLFELRKNGAGVSIKESRTKPSAGRFVSPSFADLLKKDRFDLIVADGDGVLSYFENRNYDFSVLEKNQDIFSNRIFAGPACAPTVCTLGEQVVLVVGNMDGTLKLYEYQQTGEGLPWVERKDYLKGIKVSGFSRGIITQWEGKEVLVVGQSNGDIRAFMNVGSDSLPHWREEKRFFQGIRIKEHTTPSIFDFGRDGKWQLIIGAADGRLYAYRVREIKDHLPVWEKIEGAFDGVKVEGFSAPTLARDGNTLYLFVGQEDGRIRTYTSELKDEEGNRSTAYSNVTFTEKDYLKDIRMHNHSSPSIRVKDDMIEMVSGDYDGNIRHFRCSRPDLSADKTEN, encoded by the coding sequence GTGGCCGTAAAGGAGCCGCCGCGTGAAATCTCGATCCCTCCTCCAGTCAAGCCGCAGCGCAAGGGTCCGGCCTCTCTTCAGTGCACCGAAGACACGCATGAAAACTTCAACAGGAGCGGAATCGATGCGATTCCTTTCATCAGGGTCTCATTCTTTGACACAGAGGGGACGGGGGTGAAAGACATGATCGCGGGGAGCAAAGACGGCTTCGTCTACCTGTACAAGAACTTGGGAGATCCGCAGGTACGCCGTTGGCGAATGAGCGAAGGGTACTTTGCGGGCATTAAGGTCGGCGCCTTTTCCTCCCCGGCGATGGGTGACATCGACGGCGACGGCGAAGCAGAGCTCGTCGTTGGGACAGGAGGGTTCTCTTCCGATTCAGGGAGGATTCTCTTCTTCAGAAATGTCGGATCGAAGAATGCACCTCAGTGGAAGAAAGTTGAGGGCGTTGACCTGAAGATCGGCAACGACGCGGCTGTGACTGTTGTGGATTACAATTTCGACGGAAAACCCGACATCATTGCGACAAATTCGTCGGGGAAGCTCTTCTTCTTCAAGAATGTCTCCGTGCCGGGAAAGATCAAGTTCGTTCAGGAAAAACTCTTGGACAGATCCTTTGGGATGTATGCGGTTCCGGCTGCGATAAAGGTCAACGATGTGGTCTTCCTGACGGTCGGCAACTCTCTGGGCAACATCTCTCTCTTTGAACTGAGAAAGAACGGCGCAGGGGTTTCGATAAAAGAATCACGCACAAAACCCTCGGCAGGGAGGTTTGTTTCACCTTCTTTTGCCGACCTTCTGAAAAAAGACCGCTTCGACCTGATCGTGGCCGATGGCGATGGCGTGCTCTCTTACTTTGAGAACAGGAACTATGATTTTTCTGTGCTCGAGAAGAATCAGGATATATTCAGCAACAGGATATTTGCGGGCCCTGCCTGTGCGCCGACGGTTTGTACCCTCGGGGAACAGGTAGTCCTCGTGGTCGGAAATATGGACGGAACGCTCAAGCTCTATGAGTATCAGCAAACCGGCGAAGGACTGCCTTGGGTCGAAAGGAAAGATTATCTGAAGGGAATCAAGGTTTCCGGTTTTTCAAGGGGCATCATCACTCAATGGGAGGGAAAGGAGGTCCTCGTCGTCGGACAGAGCAACGGGGACATCAGGGCGTTCATGAACGTCGGGTCCGATTCTCTGCCCCACTGGCGTGAAGAAAAAAGGTTTTTCCAAGGTATCCGGATTAAGGAACATACCACCCCTTCTATCTTTGACTTTGGACGCGATGGGAAATGGCAGCTCATCATCGGTGCGGCAGACGGGAGGCTCTACGCCTATCGGGTGAGGGAAATAAAAGATCACCTGCCGGTCTGGGAGAAGATAGAGGGTGCCTTTGACGGCGTCAAGGTTGAAGGGTTCTCGGCTCCCACGCTCGCACGGGATGGGAATACCCTCTATCTCTTCGTCGGTCAGGAGGATGGCAGGATAAGGACCTATACCTCCGAACTCAAGGACGAAGAGGGAAACCGCTCCACCGCTTACAGCAACGTCACCTTCACCGAAAAAGATTATCTAAAGGATATCAGGATGCACAACCACAGCTCTCCGTCGATCAGGGTGAAGGATGATATGATCGAGATGGTATCGGGCGACTACGATGGAAACATTCGTCATTTCAGATGCAGCAGGCCTGACCTCTCCGCGGACAAGACAGAAAACTAA